One part of the Microlunatus elymi genome encodes these proteins:
- a CDS encoding acyltransferase: MTVDADQPVFDQAHFDYSPWGFWHRADEQAQQHQRELQRRALEQHPDWSFGEQCFVSELAAVQCDTLQLGDRSYIAGHAYLSHDVIMGRDCTVNAFTVVRGKITIGDAVRIGAHTSILGFNHTMTDPDVEVFRQPTVARGISIGSDVWIGSQVAIVDGVTIGDKAVIAAGATVTKDVPAGAVVGGTPARLLRWRVPPADAAPRTGSDDLAAKVRGFADRARSEAAEILNRAWDPERQRFTDRPGTPLKVRPQCDAIEIADMLLGTAPTQRPVDEQIGWLRGLQDPKSGLLPEIEPDGTPGAAPGPGLAGLHEGDSAYHVLCVGYALDVLGSSFAHPISAVAEAEPAELINFLDSLPWKEKPWSSGHQVDALGTALRWNRPAGATSRPGTEEALWGWLGLHTDPRTGMWGESDGLDQLQVVNGFYRASRGTYAQFGVPLPFAERVIDTVLAHASVQRYFAPERQNACNVLDVIHPLWLAGRQTDHRRSDVVALARTLLVDAIGHWTPGQGFGFQAPSAGAASVAATVPGLQGTEMWLSIVWLLSDVLGLSGELGYRPRGVHRPEPALTLRAS, encoded by the coding sequence GTGACTGTCGACGCCGACCAACCCGTCTTCGATCAAGCCCACTTCGACTACTCGCCGTGGGGATTCTGGCACCGTGCCGACGAACAGGCGCAGCAACACCAACGCGAGTTGCAGCGGCGTGCGCTCGAGCAGCATCCGGACTGGTCCTTCGGCGAGCAATGTTTCGTCAGCGAACTGGCCGCCGTCCAATGCGACACACTCCAGCTCGGTGATCGCAGCTACATCGCCGGCCACGCCTACCTGAGCCACGACGTGATCATGGGCCGGGACTGTACGGTCAACGCGTTCACGGTGGTACGAGGCAAGATCACCATCGGCGACGCGGTGCGGATCGGTGCCCACACGTCGATCCTCGGCTTCAACCACACCATGACCGATCCGGACGTCGAGGTGTTCCGGCAACCGACGGTCGCCCGCGGCATCAGCATCGGTTCGGACGTCTGGATCGGTTCCCAGGTGGCGATCGTGGACGGTGTGACCATCGGCGACAAGGCGGTGATCGCGGCCGGCGCCACGGTCACCAAGGACGTTCCCGCGGGAGCGGTGGTCGGCGGAACCCCGGCCCGGCTACTGCGTTGGCGAGTGCCGCCGGCCGACGCCGCACCCCGTACGGGATCGGATGATCTTGCCGCCAAGGTGCGCGGCTTCGCCGATCGGGCACGGTCGGAGGCGGCCGAGATCCTCAACCGGGCTTGGGATCCGGAGCGACAGCGCTTCACCGACCGGCCCGGTACGCCGTTGAAGGTGCGCCCGCAGTGCGACGCGATCGAGATCGCCGACATGCTGCTCGGTACGGCCCCGACGCAGCGGCCGGTCGACGAACAGATCGGCTGGCTGCGCGGTCTTCAGGATCCGAAGTCCGGTCTGTTGCCGGAGATCGAGCCCGACGGCACTCCCGGTGCGGCACCCGGTCCGGGTCTGGCCGGGCTGCATGAGGGCGACAGCGCCTATCACGTGCTCTGCGTGGGATATGCCCTCGACGTGCTCGGCAGCAGCTTTGCCCATCCGATCAGCGCGGTCGCCGAAGCCGAACCGGCTGAGTTGATCAACTTCCTGGATTCCCTGCCCTGGAAGGAAAAACCGTGGAGTTCCGGGCATCAGGTGGACGCGCTGGGGACCGCTTTGCGGTGGAACCGTCCGGCCGGTGCCACGTCGCGGCCCGGTACCGAGGAAGCGCTCTGGGGCTGGCTCGGCCTGCACACCGATCCGCGGACCGGGATGTGGGGCGAGTCGGACGGTCTTGATCAACTCCAGGTGGTGAACGGGTTCTACCGGGCCTCGCGCGGGACCTACGCACAATTCGGAGTGCCGCTGCCGTTTGCGGAGCGGGTGATCGACACCGTGCTCGCACACGCATCGGTCCAGCGCTACTTCGCCCCCGAACGGCAGAACGCCTGCAACGTGCTGGACGTGATCCATCCGCTCTGGCTGGCCGGCCGGCAGACCGACCATCGGCGCAGCGACGTGGTGGCTCTGGCCCGTACGCTGCTTGTGGACGCGATCGGCCACTGGACGCCCGGGCAGGGATTCGGCTTCCAGGCTCCGTCCGCCGGTGCGGCCTCGGTCGCCGCCACCGTTCCCGGCCTGCAGGGCACGGAGATGTGGCTCAGCATCGTCTGGCTGCTCTCCGACGTCCTCGGCCTGTCCGGCGAGCTCGGCTACCGGCCCCGCGGCGTCCACCGCCCCGAGCCCGCCCTGACTCTGCGCGCGTCCTGA
- a CDS encoding extracellular solute-binding protein produces MSAFTHPRLNRRTLLAGAGGVALLAGTSSLTACGGGSTADNNTAAKNESAKLPAYVEYTGIKPDLPTTSDGVMAGFRRWPKENPKSVPDKPGTGKETVTGMANIYYAVPPGPPKNTYWAGLNERLGVDLKLQMVGNADYTQKFATTIAGSDLPDTLQMQVVANFPSLLDKQFTPLDEYLAGDAVKEYPNLANLPTASWKPTIYNGKIYGIPITRGIIGNYNFIRQDLFEAKGLPTDPKGYDELVKVTKELTDPKKRRWAFSLINQPRRLLAMMNAEPNVWREEGGKLTNAYESEEYKQTITDLIAMWKSGVIHPDAFDTSQPFKQLFNAGTCAINAWDGYPGWTQYISDNESTPGFKLGLMKTYKRDGSELARWMLGSGIYGNGFTGLKKQDSPDKIKLILRVLNWLAAPFGTEEYLYRLYGENGVDHKMSSTGDPVLTQTGTTNTVIPIRYMADSPGVLYQPGRPQDADTQHEYQAAVLPNGLENPTVGLFSNAYASKNATIDKNFNDGVNQIIQGRKPLSELDSLLSAWRSGGGDKMRKEYQDQLQKNGGTK; encoded by the coding sequence ATGTCCGCTTTCACTCATCCTCGGCTCAACCGCCGAACGCTGCTCGCAGGAGCCGGCGGCGTCGCGCTGTTGGCCGGTACGTCAAGCCTGACCGCCTGTGGTGGCGGCAGCACCGCCGACAACAACACCGCCGCGAAAAACGAGTCGGCCAAGCTGCCCGCCTACGTCGAGTACACCGGGATCAAGCCCGACCTGCCGACCACCTCCGACGGTGTGATGGCGGGCTTTCGGCGGTGGCCCAAGGAAAACCCGAAGTCGGTCCCGGACAAGCCGGGCACCGGCAAGGAAACCGTGACCGGGATGGCCAACATCTACTACGCCGTCCCGCCGGGGCCGCCGAAGAACACCTACTGGGCCGGCCTCAACGAGCGCCTCGGTGTCGACCTGAAGTTGCAGATGGTCGGCAACGCCGACTACACGCAGAAGTTCGCGACCACCATCGCCGGCTCGGACCTGCCGGACACGTTACAAATGCAGGTTGTGGCGAACTTCCCGTCGCTGCTGGACAAGCAGTTCACCCCGCTGGACGAGTATCTGGCCGGTGACGCGGTCAAGGAGTACCCGAACCTGGCGAACCTGCCGACCGCGTCCTGGAAGCCGACCATCTACAACGGGAAGATCTACGGCATCCCGATTACCCGCGGCATCATCGGCAACTACAACTTCATCCGTCAGGATCTGTTCGAGGCCAAGGGCCTGCCGACCGACCCGAAGGGTTACGACGAGTTGGTCAAGGTCACCAAGGAGCTGACCGACCCGAAGAAGCGTCGCTGGGCCTTCAGCCTGATCAACCAGCCGCGGCGCCTGCTGGCGATGATGAACGCCGAGCCCAACGTCTGGCGCGAGGAGGGCGGCAAGCTCACCAACGCGTACGAGAGTGAGGAGTACAAGCAGACGATCACCGACCTGATCGCCATGTGGAAGAGCGGCGTGATCCACCCGGACGCGTTCGACACCTCGCAGCCGTTCAAGCAGCTCTTCAACGCCGGCACCTGCGCGATCAACGCGTGGGACGGCTATCCGGGATGGACCCAGTACATCTCCGACAACGAGTCGACTCCGGGATTCAAGCTCGGTCTGATGAAGACCTACAAGCGGGACGGGTCCGAGCTGGCCCGCTGGATGCTCGGCAGCGGCATCTACGGCAACGGCTTCACCGGCCTGAAGAAGCAGGACAGCCCCGACAAGATCAAGTTGATCTTGCGGGTGCTGAACTGGCTCGCCGCACCGTTCGGCACCGAGGAGTACCTCTACCGCCTCTACGGCGAGAACGGCGTCGACCACAAGATGAGCTCGACCGGCGACCCGGTGCTGACCCAGACCGGCACCACCAACACGGTGATCCCGATCCGCTACATGGCCGATTCACCGGGCGTGCTCTACCAGCCAGGACGGCCGCAGGATGCCGACACCCAGCACGAGTACCAGGCAGCCGTGCTGCCGAACGGACTGGAGAACCCGACCGTGGGCCTGTTCTCCAACGCGTACGCGTCGAAGAATGCGACCATCGACAAGAACTTCAACGATGGCGTGAACCAGATCATCCAGGGGCGTAAGCCGCTCAGCGAGCTGGACAGCCTGCTGAGCGCCTGGCGTTCGGGTGGTGGCGACAAGATGCGCAAGGAATACCAAGATCAACTGCAGAAGAACGGTGGTACCAAGTAA
- a CDS encoding DUF4091 domain-containing protein, translating to MSSSWKFVLTDALETVLPTVEPRPIDRALSRSVFLGEDHSFQLAVQPPAKARASSDPIKINIAGSAAPYTKVYAVDLVPATLPAFPDHDENYLVDSPGLYPDPLRRLPDGRVEPLVGHWKSTWFDIRVDPSARLDGTTTELELQITVDHGRTGERLYADRVAVTVVNQELPPLDIVNTQWLHTDCLLDYYGGTAYDEDHWRALDAFVASAARMGINGLLTPIWTPPLDTAVGTRRTPVQLVGIRRTGDHYDFDFSRLERWLKLFAAYGIQYVELAHLFTQWGARATPAIDAEVDGKLQQIFGWDVPATDPAYRSFLQQFLPALQQVLRDHWDPSKVIFHISDEPSRDHLESYRAARAVVEDLLQGWLVADALSDYDFYTQGVVRQPVVATNHAEPFLAGGVDPLWLYYCVSQNKIVANRFIAMPPARHRVIGQQLFALGARGFLHWGFNFYNAVHSRSHLDPWKDTCADGSFPAGDPFIVYPGPDRTVVESTRHRVAAQAINDHRALQLVRDRFGPDAAIKIINPDGDLSLTNYPTDPAHLLRVREELNSLLRKA from the coding sequence ATGTCCTCGTCCTGGAAATTCGTCCTGACCGATGCGCTGGAGACCGTGCTGCCGACGGTCGAACCGCGGCCGATCGATCGAGCACTGTCGCGGTCGGTTTTTCTGGGCGAAGACCACTCCTTCCAGCTGGCCGTCCAACCGCCGGCCAAAGCCCGGGCCAGCTCGGATCCGATCAAGATCAACATCGCCGGCTCCGCGGCCCCGTACACCAAGGTGTACGCGGTCGACCTGGTGCCGGCCACCCTGCCGGCCTTCCCCGATCACGACGAGAACTATCTGGTCGACAGCCCCGGCTTGTATCCCGATCCGCTGCGCCGGTTGCCGGACGGCCGGGTGGAGCCGCTGGTCGGACATTGGAAGAGCACGTGGTTCGACATCCGGGTGGACCCGTCGGCGCGGCTCGACGGGACGACCACCGAACTCGAACTGCAGATCACTGTTGATCATGGACGTACCGGTGAGCGGTTGTACGCCGATCGAGTCGCGGTGACGGTGGTCAACCAGGAGCTGCCGCCGCTGGACATCGTCAACACCCAGTGGCTGCACACCGACTGCCTGCTGGACTACTACGGCGGCACCGCGTACGACGAAGATCATTGGCGGGCGTTGGACGCCTTCGTCGCGAGTGCTGCGCGGATGGGGATCAACGGACTGCTGACCCCGATCTGGACGCCGCCGCTGGACACCGCGGTCGGCACCCGGCGGACGCCGGTGCAGTTGGTCGGCATCCGCCGAACCGGTGATCACTACGACTTCGACTTCTCCCGGCTCGAACGCTGGCTGAAGTTGTTCGCCGCGTACGGAATCCAGTACGTGGAGTTGGCGCACCTCTTCACCCAGTGGGGAGCCCGGGCGACCCCGGCCATCGACGCCGAGGTGGACGGCAAACTGCAGCAGATCTTCGGATGGGATGTGCCGGCCACGGATCCGGCCTATCGCTCTTTCCTGCAACAGTTCCTGCCGGCACTGCAACAGGTGCTGCGTGATCACTGGGATCCGTCGAAGGTGATCTTCCACATCTCCGACGAGCCGTCCCGTGATCATCTGGAGAGCTATCGGGCCGCCCGGGCCGTGGTCGAGGACCTGCTTCAGGGGTGGCTGGTGGCCGATGCCCTCAGCGACTACGACTTCTACACCCAAGGCGTGGTCCGGCAGCCGGTGGTCGCGACCAACCATGCCGAGCCGTTCCTTGCCGGCGGGGTGGACCCGTTGTGGCTCTACTACTGCGTCAGCCAGAACAAGATCGTCGCCAACCGCTTCATCGCGATGCCGCCGGCCCGGCACCGGGTGATCGGTCAGCAGCTCTTCGCCCTCGGTGCCCGCGGCTTCCTGCACTGGGGCTTCAACTTCTACAACGCCGTCCACTCACGCAGCCACCTCGATCCGTGGAAGGACACCTGCGCGGACGGGTCCTTCCCGGCCGGCGACCCGTTCATCGTCTATCCCGGCCCGGATCGTACGGTGGTCGAGTCGACCCGGCATCGCGTCGCGGCCCAGGCGATCAATGATCATCGTGCCCTGCAACTGGTCCGCGACCGGTTCGGCCCGGACGCGGCGATCAAGATCATCAACCCGGACGGCGACCTGTCGCTGACCAACTACCCGACCGATCCGGCGCACCTCCTGCGCGTACGCGAGGAGCTCAATTCCCTGCTCCGCAAGGCCTAA
- a CDS encoding DUF2231 domain-containing protein: protein MITINGLPLHPLLIHVVVALLPLTALMAVLGSIWPAAQRKFGLLTPLAALGVLAAVPVTIMAGDQLAAELGLGAAIDRHATLARRLLPMSIALFAVTAAQWGYLRFLPRRRWLTVVIAAVVIAVAAGTTVQLVMAADAGAQMVWGHVGGSR, encoded by the coding sequence ATGATCACGATCAACGGACTACCGCTGCATCCGCTGCTGATCCACGTGGTGGTGGCGCTGCTGCCGCTGACCGCCCTGATGGCGGTGCTCGGCTCGATCTGGCCGGCCGCACAACGCAAGTTCGGACTGTTGACCCCGTTGGCAGCACTCGGGGTGCTGGCAGCGGTGCCGGTGACGATCATGGCCGGTGACCAACTGGCGGCGGAGCTCGGACTCGGCGCGGCCATCGACCGGCACGCCACACTGGCTCGGCGACTGTTGCCGATGTCGATCGCGTTGTTCGCGGTCACCGCGGCGCAATGGGGCTATCTACGTTTCCTGCCCCGGCGTCGCTGGCTGACCGTCGTCATCGCGGCGGTGGTGATCGCCGTCGCCGCCGGTACGACCGTGCAGCTGGTGATGGCCGCTGACGCGGGCGCGCAGATGGTGTGGGGCCACGTCGGCGGCTCGCGCTGA
- a CDS encoding extracellular solute-binding protein, protein MSAFHATPRLSRRTVLAGVGATALLGGALTGCSDSTDKKNTATANETVKLPTYTPATIAKPDFPGTEQGVEPAYKLFPSDHNKSVADKPGTGKDTVTGMVITYAALPPGVGRNPYWQGLNERLGIDLKLQMTPSADYVQKFSTTIAGNDLPDMMLTQVVANFPSLLDKRFSPLDEYLGGDAVKDYPNLANIPTDIWKSVIYNGKIYGLPLPRGLVGSYNFIRADLFKKAGVSTAPKSFDELMDASKALTNPKKRRWGYDMIGHVQALIGRMNEEPNSWAVDSNGKFTHRYETDAYQRSVSDVIQMWKAGVLHPDAFNPQQPFKDLFAAGTVAINASDGYTGFNGYWTNGLEGDPNFELGLMPAYKRDGGGLAPWALGSGSFGMASIKKMDADRIKLCLRMADYFAAPFGSEEYYYLSYGKEGVDHTVDKNGNPTLTDTGKTNLTLPMRYLGDSTKVSYSPGRPQDAKTQHDYQSLEVPHGVQNAALGLFSNAQATKNATADKAFNDTVNDIIQGRKPYSELKNAISTWQNAVGNEMRTEYQDQYKKANGSK, encoded by the coding sequence GTGTCAGCGTTCCATGCCACACCCCGACTCAGCCGGCGTACCGTCCTGGCCGGAGTCGGAGCCACCGCCCTACTCGGCGGCGCCCTCACCGGCTGCAGCGATTCCACCGACAAGAAGAACACCGCCACGGCGAACGAGACGGTCAAGCTGCCGACCTACACGCCGGCCACGATCGCCAAGCCGGACTTCCCGGGCACCGAGCAGGGCGTCGAGCCGGCGTACAAGCTGTTCCCGAGCGACCACAACAAATCGGTGGCCGACAAACCGGGCACCGGCAAGGACACCGTCACCGGCATGGTGATCACCTACGCGGCGTTGCCGCCCGGCGTCGGACGTAACCCGTACTGGCAGGGCCTGAACGAACGGCTCGGCATCGACCTCAAACTGCAGATGACACCGAGCGCGGACTACGTGCAGAAGTTCTCCACCACCATCGCCGGCAACGACCTGCCGGACATGATGCTGACCCAGGTGGTGGCGAATTTCCCGTCCCTGTTGGACAAACGCTTCAGTCCGCTGGACGAGTATCTGGGCGGCGACGCGGTCAAGGACTATCCCAATCTGGCCAACATCCCCACCGACATCTGGAAGTCGGTGATCTACAACGGCAAGATCTACGGCCTGCCGTTGCCGCGCGGACTCGTCGGTAGCTACAACTTCATCCGCGCCGACCTGTTCAAGAAGGCCGGGGTGTCCACCGCGCCCAAGTCGTTCGACGAGTTGATGGATGCGAGCAAGGCGCTCACCAACCCGAAGAAGCGTCGCTGGGGCTACGACATGATCGGCCACGTCCAGGCACTGATCGGGCGAATGAACGAGGAGCCCAACAGCTGGGCCGTCGACTCGAACGGCAAGTTCACCCACCGGTACGAGACCGACGCCTATCAGCGCAGCGTCAGCGACGTGATCCAGATGTGGAAGGCCGGCGTCCTGCACCCGGACGCGTTCAATCCCCAACAACCGTTCAAGGACCTGTTCGCTGCGGGCACGGTCGCGATCAACGCCTCCGACGGTTACACCGGCTTCAACGGATATTGGACGAACGGGCTGGAGGGCGATCCGAACTTCGAGCTCGGCTTGATGCCGGCCTACAAACGCGACGGCGGCGGACTGGCGCCGTGGGCGCTCGGGTCCGGCAGTTTCGGGATGGCGTCGATCAAGAAGATGGACGCCGATCGGATCAAGCTCTGCCTGCGGATGGCCGACTACTTCGCAGCACCGTTCGGCAGCGAGGAGTACTACTACCTCTCTTACGGCAAGGAAGGTGTTGATCACACCGTCGACAAGAACGGCAACCCGACACTGACCGACACCGGCAAGACCAACCTCACCCTGCCGATGCGCTACCTCGGTGACTCGACCAAGGTCAGCTACTCCCCCGGCCGACCGCAGGACGCCAAAACCCAGCACGACTACCAGTCGCTGGAGGTTCCCCACGGCGTGCAGAACGCGGCCCTCGGGCTGTTCTCCAACGCTCAGGCGACCAAGAACGCCACCGCGGACAAGGCGTTCAACGACACGGTCAACGACATCATCCAGGGCAGGAAGCCGTACTCGGAACTGAAGAACGCGATCTCGACCTGGCAGAACGCGGTCGGCAACGAGATGCGGACCGAATACCAAGATCAATACAAGAAGGCCAACGGCAGCAAATGA
- a CDS encoding DUF2264 domain-containing protein has protein sequence MHDQLPHPDPAAPYTGWGRKDLESLADRTLLALRPWATPGHARFDLPGPASGAGPVSDGLEAFARSFLAAGFRLSGASDDPQDHAGWYAAGLRAGTDPASAERWPLLADIPQTRVEAAAISIALHESRSWIWDRLDAATQQHIIDWLVPSAELRYPDNNWRWFCNVTQAFLRSVGASHDQQLVDRNIATMDEWYLGKIDGRGGWYRDGAAGSIDWYNGWVMQLFSLWYCRMSAGVPGVEELQDRFRARLSDYLSTAVNLWGGDGASLFQGRSLTYRYATLGAPWAGAIFDASPLPPGQLRRLGLGGVRYFVDRGAFDDSGLLGIGWLDQFEPMRQSYSGPGSPYWSSLGLAGLVMPADDPFWSVPEEPLPVEVSDVRGAIPQAGWLVSGTLSDGIVRVINHGVDHGDHEDPLYGRLAYSTVTAPLADAAEVADNQVVLINSDGSVTDRSGFDLLSAEDQDDLLIASSRWDRIRCWSAIRGCVEVRAVRLQRADEDQAGRMLISGFAIPQQPRPGARSGLVSEVRSLVGDGSIVAVRHPTANPFGSQLLINQVEYPKPAADTWHVVGISLYDADEQPEISWPSVTVESTEALKINWPDGTEQRIGN, from the coding sequence ATGCATGATCAACTTCCGCACCCGGACCCGGCTGCTCCCTACACCGGATGGGGGCGGAAGGACCTGGAGTCGCTGGCCGACCGCACACTGCTCGCGTTGCGTCCGTGGGCGACTCCGGGTCATGCACGATTCGACCTGCCCGGCCCGGCATCCGGGGCCGGGCCGGTCAGCGACGGGCTCGAGGCCTTCGCCCGGTCCTTCCTGGCAGCCGGTTTCCGGCTGTCCGGAGCGAGCGACGACCCGCAGGATCATGCCGGTTGGTACGCGGCCGGGCTGCGGGCCGGGACCGATCCGGCGTCAGCGGAGCGTTGGCCGCTGCTGGCCGACATTCCCCAGACCAGGGTGGAGGCCGCGGCGATTTCGATCGCCCTGCACGAGAGCCGATCCTGGATCTGGGACCGGCTCGATGCCGCGACCCAGCAGCACATCATCGACTGGCTCGTACCGAGCGCGGAGTTGCGCTACCCGGACAACAACTGGCGCTGGTTCTGCAACGTCACTCAGGCCTTTCTGCGGTCCGTCGGCGCGTCCCATGATCAACAACTGGTCGACCGCAACATCGCCACGATGGACGAGTGGTACCTCGGCAAGATCGACGGCCGCGGAGGATGGTACCGCGACGGCGCTGCGGGCAGCATTGACTGGTACAACGGCTGGGTCATGCAGCTGTTCTCCTTGTGGTATTGCCGAATGTCCGCCGGTGTCCCGGGCGTCGAGGAGCTTCAAGATCGTTTTCGGGCGCGGTTGTCGGACTACCTTTCCACCGCGGTGAATCTATGGGGCGGCGACGGCGCGTCGCTGTTCCAGGGACGATCGCTGACCTACCGGTACGCGACGCTCGGCGCGCCCTGGGCCGGCGCGATCTTCGACGCGTCGCCGTTGCCGCCCGGTCAGTTGCGGCGACTGGGTCTGGGCGGTGTTCGCTACTTCGTCGATCGCGGCGCGTTCGACGACAGCGGGCTGCTCGGCATCGGCTGGCTGGATCAGTTCGAGCCGATGCGGCAGAGCTACTCCGGTCCCGGCTCGCCCTACTGGTCGAGTCTCGGACTCGCAGGCCTGGTCATGCCGGCCGATGATCCTTTCTGGTCGGTACCGGAGGAACCCCTGCCGGTCGAGGTTTCCGACGTCCGGGGCGCGATTCCGCAGGCAGGCTGGCTGGTGTCGGGCACTCTTTCGGACGGCATCGTCCGGGTGATCAATCACGGTGTTGATCATGGGGACCACGAGGATCCGCTCTACGGTCGGCTGGCCTACTCGACCGTCACCGCGCCGCTCGCCGATGCTGCCGAGGTGGCGGACAATCAGGTCGTGTTGATCAACTCCGACGGATCTGTCACTGATCGGTCCGGGTTCGACCTGCTGTCCGCGGAGGACCAGGACGATCTGCTGATCGCCTCGAGCCGATGGGACCGAATCCGTTGCTGGTCGGCGATCCGCGGCTGCGTCGAAGTCCGCGCGGTGCGCCTGCAACGCGCCGATGAAGATCAAGCCGGGCGGATGCTGATCTCAGGTTTCGCGATTCCGCAGCAGCCGCGGCCAGGTGCTCGCAGCGGGCTGGTGAGCGAGGTGCGATCGCTGGTCGGCGACGGCTCGATTGTCGCGGTGAGGCATCCGACCGCGAATCCGTTCGGCTCGCAGTTGTTGATCAACCAGGTCGAGTACCCGAAGCCGGCGGCCGACACCTGGCACGTCGTCGGCATCTCGCTCTACGACGCCGACGAGCAGCCGGAGATCTCGTGGCCCTCGGTGACCGTCGAGTCGACCGAGGCCCTGAAGATCAACTGGCCGGACGGGACCGAGCAGCGGATCGGGAACTGA
- a CDS encoding heparinase II/III family protein, translated as MSDTATEAPPYALPDDTSLPYGRGELTGIFPPSRVRARLAGWEPFPKITDRAGWQAVPARVRNQTLARAEEALQAPWPELRASVFADFYRNGDRSRFELPHFERRKLLRDLVLGACLTDDQRFIDPIMDAVWSICEESFWGVAAHSFSRRHDQLPLPATDEPVIDLFAAETGAQLAWTRYLLGERLADAGGVAFDERVVAEIDRRLLTPFLERDDWHWLAKERTGANNWTPWVCSNLLVATLHTESDTDRRAVIVSKIIASLDVYVDQLLLDGGCSEGQSYWAVGPAKLIDCLDALYGASNGELNGFDVPKVAATSRYPVAMHVGGRRMIQHADGHGVWLLEGSVLHRAGRLLDDQQARDLAVQLRDAPGGRHERAKTNLWRGLSELFEPGFVDAPPTAAPLIKERWFGDLQVLVAREQEGSTDGFLLCMKAGNNAEHHNHNDVGGVSVAVDGHHLVIDPGVGVYSKKTFSPQRYELWEMNSDWHCLPIINGVVQSAGEQFAASSAEVDHDGNSVTMTAELAAAWPPEAGIHSYRRSATLDRDNHRIVVSDRWQGEGVTSLVLPLTLAVPPILDSDRISFDPGGRRVELAIDRAAEIAVEEKPQDDPNLRELWGERIWRLLITPAEPVSEGSLTLTFRL; from the coding sequence ATGTCTGACACTGCGACCGAAGCACCTCCGTACGCTCTGCCCGACGACACGTCACTTCCGTACGGTCGTGGCGAGTTGACCGGGATCTTCCCGCCCTCGCGGGTACGGGCCCGGCTCGCCGGCTGGGAGCCGTTTCCCAAGATCACCGATCGAGCCGGCTGGCAGGCGGTGCCGGCCAGGGTACGCAACCAGACACTGGCGCGTGCCGAAGAAGCCCTGCAGGCTCCGTGGCCCGAGCTGCGGGCATCGGTCTTCGCCGACTTCTACCGCAACGGCGACCGGTCCCGGTTCGAACTGCCGCACTTCGAACGCCGCAAGCTGCTGCGTGATCTTGTCCTCGGCGCGTGTCTGACCGATGATCAGCGCTTCATCGATCCGATCATGGACGCGGTCTGGTCGATCTGCGAGGAGTCGTTCTGGGGCGTCGCCGCGCACTCCTTCTCTCGGCGCCATGATCAACTTCCGCTGCCGGCGACCGACGAGCCGGTGATCGACCTGTTCGCCGCCGAGACCGGCGCCCAGCTCGCCTGGACCAGATACCTGCTCGGTGAACGACTCGCCGACGCCGGTGGGGTCGCCTTCGACGAACGCGTGGTGGCCGAGATCGATCGCCGGCTGCTGACGCCGTTCCTGGAGCGGGACGACTGGCACTGGCTGGCCAAGGAACGCACCGGCGCCAACAACTGGACGCCCTGGGTGTGCTCCAACCTGCTGGTGGCGACCCTGCACACCGAATCCGACACCGACCGCCGGGCGGTGATCGTGAGCAAGATCATCGCGTCCCTGGACGTCTACGTTGATCAGCTTCTGCTCGACGGCGGCTGTTCGGAGGGCCAGTCCTACTGGGCGGTCGGTCCGGCGAAGCTGATCGACTGCCTGGACGCGCTGTACGGGGCCAGCAACGGCGAGTTGAACGGTTTCGACGTGCCCAAGGTGGCGGCGACCAGTCGCTACCCGGTGGCGATGCACGTCGGCGGACGGCGGATGATCCAGCACGCGGACGGTCACGGCGTCTGGTTGCTGGAAGGTTCGGTGCTGCATCGGGCCGGTCGCCTGCTCGATGATCAACAGGCCCGTGATCTTGCCGTTCAGCTTCGCGACGCGCCGGGCGGGCGCCACGAACGCGCGAAGACGAACCTGTGGCGTGGCCTGTCGGAGTTGTTCGAACCGGGCTTCGTCGACGCACCGCCGACCGCCGCGCCGTTGATCAAGGAACGCTGGTTCGGTGACCTGCAGGTCCTCGTCGCCCGGGAGCAGGAAGGCAGCACCGACGGATTCCTGCTCTGCATGAAGGCCGGCAACAACGCCGAGCACCACAACCACAACGACGTCGGCGGAGTGTCGGTGGCCGTCGACGGTCATCATCTGGTGATCGACCCCGGCGTCGGCGTCTACTCCAAGAAGACCTTCAGCCCGCAACGGTACGAGCTGTGGGAGATGAACAGCGACTGGCACTGTCTGCCGATCATCAACGGCGTGGTGCAGTCGGCAGGCGAGCAGTTCGCCGCCAGTTCCGCCGAAGTTGATCATGACGGCAACTCGGTCACGATGACCGCCGAGCTGGCCGCGGCGTGGCCGCCGGAGGCCGGCATCCACTCCTATCGCCGCAGCGCGACCCTGGACCGGGACAACCACCGGATCGTCGTCAGCGACCGCTGGCAGGGCGAGGGCGTGACCTCGCTCGTGCTGCCGCTGACCCTTGCCGTGCCGCCGATCCTCGACAGCGATCGGATTTCGTTCGACCCGGGCGGTCGGCGCGTCGAGCTCGCGATCGACCGGGCAGCCGAGATCGCCGTTGAGGAGAAGCCGCAGGACGATCCGAACCTGCGGGAGCTCTGGGGCGAGCGAATCTGGCGGCTGTTGATCACTCCCGCTGAACCAGTCAGCGAAGGCAGCCTGACGCTGACCTTCCGGCTTTGA